A single genomic interval of Candidatus Methylomirabilota bacterium harbors:
- a CDS encoding cyclophilin-like fold protein — MPRRIRISAGTVSAIATLDDSGTALAIWEGLPIEAEAETWGDEIYFSIPVTLKEDRAQEVVEPGDLGYWPPGRAFCIFFGLTPASREGEIRPASPVNVFGRVDGDPTVFKTVQGGTRVRLERAEAAPADRRKP; from the coding sequence GTGCCGCGTCGGATCCGCATCTCCGCCGGAACGGTGTCCGCCATCGCGACACTCGACGACTCGGGGACGGCCCTGGCGATCTGGGAGGGCCTCCCCATCGAGGCAGAGGCGGAGACCTGGGGGGACGAGATCTACTTCTCGATCCCCGTCACGCTGAAGGAGGACCGAGCCCAAGAGGTCGTGGAGCCCGGCGATCTGGGCTACTGGCCGCCCGGGCGCGCGTTCTGCATCTTCTTCGGCCTGACGCCAGCGAGCCGGGAAGGCGAGATCCGCCCGGCCAGCCCGGTCAACGTCTTCGGGCGCGTGGATGGCGACCCGACCGTGTTCAAGACGGTTCAGGGCGGAACCCGGGTGCGCCTCGAGCGCGCCGAGGCCGCGCCCGCCGACAGGAGGAAACCATGA
- a CDS encoding ABC transporter permease subunit, whose translation MARAAALAGVGFLVVGPLASLAVWSLAERWTYPSPWPQRVGLRYWSRMLGSDFLEPLRVGLVIAVIVTVLALAFALPLGYVLARLRFPGRTAILLAFLLPQAFPQLPVFASATREFYRWGLAGTVPGVVLVHLVGGLVFAVWTMTAVFRSIAPELEEAAQNLGASTTRTFLTVSLPLALPGLVASAVLVFLYSLDEFTGTLLVGSPFVTTLPVYMYTASVGYELQIASVTAIALMVPGAVLLLLLERFLKAEYLVFFGQV comes from the coding sequence GTGGCACGGGCGGCGGCCCTGGCGGGGGTCGGCTTCCTCGTCGTGGGTCCGCTGGCGAGCCTCGCCGTCTGGTCCCTGGCCGAGCGCTGGACCTATCCGAGCCCGTGGCCCCAGCGCGTGGGTCTCCGCTACTGGTCCCGGATGCTCGGGAGCGACTTCCTGGAGCCGCTCCGGGTCGGTCTCGTGATCGCGGTCATCGTCACCGTGCTGGCCCTCGCCTTCGCGCTTCCCCTGGGATACGTGCTGGCCCGCCTCCGGTTTCCGGGCCGCACGGCGATCCTGCTCGCGTTCCTGCTCCCGCAGGCCTTCCCTCAGCTTCCTGTCTTCGCCAGCGCGACGCGCGAGTTCTACCGGTGGGGGCTGGCCGGGACGGTCCCCGGGGTGGTCCTCGTCCACCTGGTCGGCGGCCTCGTCTTCGCGGTGTGGACCATGACGGCGGTCTTCCGCTCGATCGCGCCCGAGCTCGAGGAAGCCGCCCAGAACCTCGGAGCCTCCACCACTCGCACGTTCCTGACCGTCTCGCTGCCCCTGGCCCTGCCGGGACTCGTGGCCAGCGCGGTGCTGGTCTTCCTCTACTCGCTCGACGAGTTCACGGGCACGCTCCTGGTCGGCTCGCCCTTCGTGACCACGCTGCCGGTCTACATGTACACGGCCAGCGTCGGCTACGAGCTCCAGATCGCGTCGGTGACGGCGATTGCCCTCATGGTGCCGGGGGCCGTGCTCTTGCTGCTGCTGGAACGCTTCCTGAAGGCCGAGTACCTGGTGTTCTTCGGGCAGGTGTGA
- a CDS encoding TIGR00725 family protein: MARPARRMPRIGVIGEGVCSKRAAALAERAGRAIARAGALLLCGGLGGVMEAASRGAADAGGLVIGVLPGFAPGDANRWVTLPIVTGMDQARNVILVRSCHAIVAIGGMYGTLSEIALALKLGIPVVGLGTWRLRQPQGRRVPLTAALTPEDAVARALRAARRRQRATRRWLA; the protein is encoded by the coding sequence ATGGCGCGGCCAGCCCGCCGGATGCCGCGCATCGGCGTGATCGGCGAAGGCGTCTGCTCGAAGCGGGCGGCCGCGCTGGCGGAGCGGGCCGGTCGCGCCATCGCGCGGGCCGGCGCTCTGCTCCTCTGCGGCGGTCTGGGAGGCGTGATGGAGGCCGCGTCCCGCGGCGCCGCCGACGCCGGCGGGCTCGTGATCGGCGTCCTGCCCGGCTTCGCCCCCGGCGACGCGAACCGGTGGGTCACCCTTCCCATCGTGACCGGGATGGATCAGGCGCGCAACGTGATCCTGGTCCGCTCGTGCCACGCCATCGTCGCCATCGGGGGCATGTACGGCACGCTCTCCGAGATCGCCCTCGCCCTGAAGCTGGGGATTCCCGTGGTCGGCCTGGGCACCTGGCGCCTCCGTCAGCCGCAGGGCCGGCGCGTGCCGCTCACCGCCGCGCTGACGCCCGAGGACGCCGTCGCCCGGGCTCTGCGCGCCGCCCGCCGCCGCCAGCGGGCGACTCGGCGGTGGCTGGCCTGA
- a CDS encoding 2OG-Fe(II) oxygenase yields MYGEERRFRSRIDMARYRFGLGDYKYFAEPLPPLVAALREYAYPPLAAIANRWMEALRAPERYPTDLIGLLARCRRHGQTKPTPLLLHYEVEGYNCLHRDLYGEVAFPLQLTSFLSRRGVDYTGGEFLLVEQRPRAQSRGVAITTEQGEIVVFATRDRPVKSARGYSRASLRHGVSRVTSGSRYTLGVIFHDAK; encoded by the coding sequence ATGTACGGCGAGGAGCGACGGTTCCGGAGCCGCATCGACATGGCCCGCTACCGGTTCGGCCTCGGGGACTACAAGTACTTCGCCGAGCCCTTACCGCCGCTGGTCGCCGCCCTCCGCGAGTACGCCTATCCGCCGCTCGCTGCCATCGCCAACCGCTGGATGGAGGCGCTGCGGGCCCCCGAGCGCTACCCGACCGACCTGATCGGCCTGCTCGCGCGCTGCCGGCGGCACGGTCAGACGAAGCCGACGCCGCTCTTGCTCCACTACGAGGTCGAGGGCTACAACTGCCTCCACCGCGACCTCTACGGAGAGGTCGCCTTCCCGCTCCAGCTCACCTCCTTTCTGAGCCGGCGCGGCGTCGACTACACCGGCGGCGAGTTCCTGCTCGTCGAGCAACGGCCTCGTGCCCAATCCCGCGGGGTCGCGATCACCACCGAGCAGGGCGAGATCGTCGTCTTCGCTACCCGTGACCGGCCGGTCAAGAGCGCCCGCGGGTACTCCCGGGCCAGCCTGCGGCATGGCGTGAGTCGGGTGACGTCGGGGTCGCGTTACACGCTCGGGGTCATCTTCCACGACGCGAAGTGA
- a CDS encoding MFS transporter: MTRRRVFAVLLGTSAGALVAEGVVNVSLMPYAASLGVPAAGLGLLYTAHRLVRLAAAPWAGLAADRVGRRPPLLLGFFCMSLALLVLALAGSFPTLLASRVLYGLGSACLITAGLASALDLGGETERGRTIGLYQGAIYGVYPLGSVAGGFLTDAFGYGRTFLGCSGAVLGVTLLATAAVAETGMPGPGGDRAVPGARLRDYPRLLDRRIRRYTALKMLSGFAIWGVFEATFVLFLLAQLGPETTLFGAGVGTRSVAGLMFGILLVLGFLLGSPVVGRWCDRTDQRMPLVWVSLAVTALALLVLGVAGTTETVTVAVVGLGLAVALATTPLAALVGDAARPERRAATLAAYSTLGDVANAVGSILGTALALGVGFRPTYIGTAMVVVAGSALLFPRTERRRVGDEPRS, translated from the coding sequence GTGACGCGGCGCCGCGTCTTCGCCGTTCTCCTCGGCACCTCCGCCGGCGCCCTCGTTGCCGAGGGCGTCGTCAACGTGAGCCTGATGCCCTACGCGGCCAGCCTCGGCGTGCCGGCGGCGGGGCTCGGCCTCCTGTACACGGCGCACCGCCTGGTCCGCCTGGCGGCCGCCCCCTGGGCCGGGCTGGCCGCCGACCGCGTCGGCCGGCGGCCGCCGCTGCTCCTCGGGTTTTTCTGCATGAGTCTCGCGCTCCTCGTCCTGGCCCTCGCCGGGAGCTTCCCCACGCTGCTGGCCTCCCGCGTTCTCTACGGCCTCGGCTCGGCCTGCCTCATCACCGCCGGCCTCGCCAGCGCGCTGGACCTCGGCGGCGAGACGGAGCGCGGGCGGACCATCGGCCTCTACCAGGGCGCGATCTACGGCGTCTATCCGCTGGGGAGCGTCGCCGGTGGCTTCCTGACCGACGCCTTCGGCTACGGCCGGACGTTCCTCGGGTGCAGCGGGGCCGTCCTGGGCGTGACGTTGCTGGCCACGGCCGCGGTCGCCGAGACGGGCATGCCCGGCCCCGGCGGGGATCGCGCGGTGCCGGGGGCCCGGCTTCGCGACTACCCGCGGCTCCTCGACCGCCGCATCCGGCGCTACACGGCCCTCAAGATGCTCTCGGGGTTCGCGATCTGGGGCGTCTTCGAGGCGACCTTCGTCCTCTTTCTCCTGGCCCAGCTCGGGCCGGAGACGACCCTCTTCGGCGCGGGGGTCGGCACCCGGAGCGTCGCCGGGCTCATGTTCGGGATCCTCCTGGTGCTCGGCTTCCTGCTGGGTTCGCCGGTCGTCGGCCGCTGGTGCGACCGCACCGACCAGCGCATGCCTCTCGTCTGGGTGAGCCTGGCCGTCACCGCTCTTGCCCTGCTCGTCCTCGGGGTCGCCGGAACGACCGAGACGGTCACCGTGGCCGTGGTGGGCCTGGGGCTCGCCGTGGCCCTGGCCACGACGCCGCTGGCCGCGCTCGTCGGCGACGCCGCGCGGCCCGAGCGCCGGGCGGCGACCCTGGCCGCCTACTCGACGCTGGGCGACGTGGCCAATGCGGTCGGCTCCATCCTCGGGACCGCCCTGGCCCTCGGCGTCGGCTTCCGTCCGACGTACATCGGGACGGCCATGGTGGTGGTGGCGGGGAGCGCCCTCCTGTTCCCTCGGACGGAGCGCCGGAGGGTGGGGGACGAGCCGCGGAGCTGA
- the fsa gene encoding fructose-6-phosphate aldolase, whose translation MKIFLDTANVQELQEVATMGLLDGVTTNPSLIAKEKRPFRDLVDEICRIVDGVVNLEVVATDAAGMVSEGRELAKIAPNVVVKLPTTAEGIKALRILSREGLKTNLTLCFSPTQALLVAKGGATYVSPFLGRLDDIAHVGMDVIRTMRTIFDNYGFKTQILAASLRNPLHVVDAAVAGADVATMPFTVFQMLLKHPLTDIGLKKFLDDWQKAGVHI comes from the coding sequence ATGAAAATCTTTCTCGATACGGCGAACGTCCAGGAGCTCCAGGAGGTCGCGACCATGGGACTCCTGGACGGAGTCACCACCAACCCGTCGCTGATCGCCAAGGAGAAGCGCCCGTTCCGGGATCTGGTAGACGAGATCTGCCGGATCGTCGACGGCGTCGTGAACCTCGAGGTCGTCGCGACCGACGCCGCCGGGATGGTCAGCGAGGGCCGGGAGCTGGCCAAGATCGCCCCCAACGTGGTGGTGAAGCTCCCGACGACCGCCGAGGGGATCAAGGCCCTCCGCATCCTCTCTCGCGAAGGGCTCAAGACGAACCTGACCCTCTGCTTCTCCCCGACCCAGGCGCTCCTGGTGGCCAAGGGGGGCGCCACCTACGTGAGCCCGTTCCTCGGGCGACTCGACGACATCGCCCACGTGGGGATGGACGTGATCCGGACCATGCGGACCATCTTCGATAACTACGGCTTCAAAACCCAGATCCTGGCCGCCTCGCTGCGCAACCCCCTTCACGTCGTGGACGCCGCAGTGGCCGGGGCTGACGTGGCCACCATGCCGTTCACGGTCTTCCAGATGCTGCTCAAGCATCCACTGACCGACATCGGCCTCAAGAAATTCCTCGACGACTGGCAGAAGGCCGGAGTCCACATCTGA